The Thermasporomyces composti region TGGCCGCCTTCAGGTCGTGGTGCGGCTCGCCATGGCGTTCGCCGAGTCCGTCGGCCAGGCCCAGCGCGATGGCGTAGACGTTCTTCATCGGCGCGCAGATCTCGACGCCTGCCTCGTCGCTCGTGACTTCCGCCCGATACGCCGGGGTCGCCACCGCCTTCGCCATCTCCTCGGCGACGCTCTCGTCCCGGCAGCCGAAGATCGCGGCCGTCCAGCGGCCGGCGGCCACCTCGTTGGCCTTGCACGGTCCGCCGACCGCGACGATGGGAGGCAGCTCGACGCCCTCCTCGGCGGCGAGGTCACGCAACGCGTCAGGCAGGAGCTGAACGTGACCCTCGTCGTTCGGCGCGAAGCCCTTGCTGGTGAGCAGGAGCGCGCGGGTGCGGCTGATGTTCGGCAGGGCGCGGCGTACGACGTCCAGGACGCCCTGCGAGGCGATGGCCACCACCGTGAGGTCGGCCCCGGTGAAGGCCTCGTCGAGCTGGTCACTGGCGTAGAGCCGGGTGCCGGCGGCGAGGCGAACCCCGGTGCGGGGATGCGGCTCGCCGGCCTGGCACGCCGCGAGCAGGTGGTCGTCGAGCCAGGTGCCCCAGAGATGGA contains the following coding sequences:
- a CDS encoding NAD(P)H-dependent glycerol-3-phosphate dehydrogenase, producing MPGTVTILGAGAMGSALATPLSAAGWEVHLWGTWLDDHLLAACQAGEPHPRTGVRLAAGTRLYASDQLDEAFTGADLTVVAIASQGVLDVVRRALPNISRTRALLLTSKGFAPNDEGHVQLLPDALRDLAAEEGVELPPIVAVGGPCKANEVAAGRWTAAIFGCRDESVAEEMAKAVATPAYRAEVTSDEAGVEICAPMKNVYAIALGLADGLGERHGEPHHDLKAATFAQAVRELVVLTHMVGGDPVTATGLAGAGDLEVTGLSGRNKVYGARIGRGEPADRALAEMAAAEQTVEGVPAARLARSLVDQRNPGAWPDLPLLSAILDILDGHSDPAQRVADAVLPRG